Proteins found in one Abyssibius alkaniclasticus genomic segment:
- a CDS encoding putative quinol monooxygenase — translation MPKVYLDGTLVVNSAAMLAVIEMYLDDHIALSRAEPGCEKFEVYPDANNPYHYIVSEIYETEEAFAAHQARAAASEWGQATKMLERRYTKRIE, via the coding sequence ATGCCAAAAGTTTATCTGGACGGCACACTGGTTGTGAACAGCGCAGCCATGCTGGCCGTGATCGAGATGTATCTTGACGACCATATCGCGCTGTCCCGCGCCGAGCCGGGCTGTGAGAAGTTCGAGGTCTATCCCGACGCCAACAACCCGTATCACTATATCGTCTCGGAAATTTATGAAACCGAAGAGGCTTTTGCCGCGCATCAGGCGCGGGCGGCGGCCAGCGAATGGGGGCAGGCCACGAAAATGCTGGAACGCCGCTACACCAAACGGATTGAATAG
- a CDS encoding OmpP1/FadL family transporter, with the protein MRLHSKVSALAFASTFAVLGSAVHAGGLDRSYQDISILFQDGGYAELSFGLVMPSVSGVGANATMSGLGASGDMVSTYSSLSFGLRQQITENIGLAVIVDEPYGANTSYDPTADYFLAGTYATVNTTAITLLAQYQLTPRFSLIGGLRHQSISGDVAVLAFGGAGGDYAMTASNSGSFGYVAGVAYEIPAIALRASLVYNSAITHTMETREGSSAGTAPSLDFDVTMPQTIAFNLQTGIAANTLLTASVRWSEWSVFDVTPAGYAAANGGDSLVDLTDDVMTYSLGVGRKFSDSFSGSLTLTYEPGAPGTVSDLTPTNGKFGVTVGGRYTLASGVTITGGVNYTWLGDATTHNGAVFSGNTALGVGVKIGYPF; encoded by the coding sequence ATGAGATTGCACAGCAAGGTTTCCGCACTGGCGTTTGCAAGCACGTTTGCCGTGCTTGGCTCGGCTGTTCATGCAGGCGGGCTTGACCGTTCGTATCAGGATATCAGCATCCTTTTTCAGGATGGCGGATATGCCGAGTTGAGTTTTGGTTTGGTCATGCCGTCGGTTTCCGGCGTGGGGGCAAATGCCACGATGAGCGGGCTTGGCGCGTCGGGCGATATGGTTTCGACCTATTCCTCGCTCAGCTTCGGGCTGCGTCAGCAGATCACCGAAAACATTGGTCTTGCTGTCATTGTTGACGAGCCTTACGGCGCAAATACATCTTACGACCCAACGGCTGATTACTTTCTGGCCGGCACATATGCAACCGTGAACACCACCGCCATCACGCTTTTGGCGCAGTATCAATTGACCCCGCGCTTTTCGCTGATCGGCGGGTTGCGCCACCAGTCGATCAGCGGAGATGTTGCGGTTCTGGCCTTTGGTGGTGCGGGTGGCGACTATGCAATGACCGCATCCAACAGCGGCTCGTTTGGCTATGTCGCCGGTGTTGCCTATGAAATTCCAGCCATCGCACTGCGCGCATCGCTTGTGTATAATTCGGCAATTACCCATACAATGGAGACGCGCGAAGGCAGTTCGGCCGGCACGGCCCCGTCGCTGGATTTTGATGTGACAATGCCGCAGACCATTGCCTTCAACCTGCAAACCGGGATTGCGGCCAATACGCTGCTTACCGCCTCGGTGCGCTGGTCGGAATGGTCGGTGTTCGATGTGACGCCCGCTGGCTATGCAGCCGCAAACGGCGGTGACTCGCTGGTCGATCTGACCGATGACGTGATGACCTACAGCCTTGGTGTTGGGCGCAAATTTTCCGACAGCTTCTCGGGCTCGCTTACGCTGACCTACGAGCCGGGCGCGCCTGGCACCGTGTCTGACCTGACACCAACCAACGGCAAGTTCGGCGTCACGGTGGGCGGGCGCTATACGCTCGCTTCCGGGGTGACCATCACGGGCGGTGTAAACTACACCTGGCTGGGCGATGCGACCACGCATAACGGCGCTGTGTTCAGCGGAAATACGGCGCTGGGTGTCGGTGTCAAGATCGGCTACCCATTCTGA